The Anopheles coluzzii chromosome 2, AcolN3, whole genome shotgun sequence genome window below encodes:
- the LOC120953132 gene encoding ELMO domain-containing protein 2 translates to MLPPATTEPKMIFRVFSFFYFLSRPLLKWFLHRFTNLCELQRICYGCPPGATRTKKVQMSLELSRRLPIKKLLHILNELVANDVEDTFLRREIQTRAVGTVLQVKKINPKVHIDFPRSFGTCAERIWGYKRLYFMVEKLRATQYDSEEPEHEAKLMMLWKLLVGDEMQLTGRITDQWQHIGFQGDDPSTDFRGMGVLGLDNLLFLAQNYNGTARHLLSHSHHPKHGYFFAIVGINLTSMAYHLLKAGSARTHFYNHPQQHLTVDTFHQFYCYLFYEFDRYWVECKPKNIMDFNHIQRRFEENIVKLLANDGCYFKMNLSVEDV, encoded by the exons ATGCTACCTCCAGCAACAACCGAGCCGAAGATGATATTCCGCGTGTTTAGCTTTTTCTACTTCCTTTCCCGTCCACTGCTCAAGTGGTTCCTGCACCGGTTCACCAATCTGTGCGAGCTGCAGCGCATCTGCTACGGTTGCCCGCCGGGCGCAACGCGCACGAAAAAGGTCCAAATGTCGCTGGAGCTGTCCCGCCGGCTGCCGATCAAGAAGCTGCTCCACATCCTGAACGAGCTGGTCGCCAACGATGTGGAGGACACGTTTCTGCGGCGCGAAATCCAAACGCGCGCCGTCGGGACGGTGCTGCAGGTGAAGAAGATCAACCCGAAGGTGCACATCGACTTTCCGCGCTCGTTCGGCACGTGCGCGGAGCGGATATGGGGCTACAAGCGGCTGTACTTTATGGTGGAGAAACTGCGCGCCACCCAGTACGACAGCGAGGAGCCGGAGCACGAGGCCAAGCTGATGATGCTGTGGAAGCTGCTGGTGGGCGATGAGATGCAGCTAACCGGCCGCATCACCGACCAGTGGCAGCACATTGGCTTTCAG GGAGACGATCCTTCGACCGACTTTCGTGGCATGGGTGTGCTCGGACTGGACAATCTACTCTTTCTCGCACAGAACTACAACGGCACCGCCCGCCACCTGCTGTCCCACTCGCACCATCCAAAGCACGGGTACTTTTTCGCGATCGTCGGTATCAATCTTACCTCGATGGCGTACCACCTGCTAAAGGCCGGTTCTGCCCGCACACACTTTTACAACCATCCGCAGCAGCACCTGACGGTGGACACGTTCCACCAGTTCTACTGCTATCTGTTCTACGAGTTCGACCGGTACTGGGTCGAGTGTAAGCCAAAGAACATTATGGACTTTAACCACATCCAGCGACGGTTCGAGGAGAACATTGTGAAGCTGCTTGCCAACGATGGGTGCTACTTTAAGATGAACCTTTCGGTAGAGGACGTTTAA
- the LOC125906758 gene encoding uncharacterized protein LOC125906758, translating to MTSAVSSKDIEILRYEDRYQLQSLAVLRQSFFLHESVCIGSEVNVTPQAQDDLEQLCAEVLAGGVTMIARHTPTDKILGVAFNILQTPKHQEGASYFEQFRDTKCTTDSSRSVLNYMIAMDAKVNLFEQYGVSCFMDIMYLATLPTYSGHGIATRLVEQSVQLARDLKNGTIVLELNDKPPPELISALFSSNISQRVGEKVGFTFIKEVPHSKFIFRGKSFADRIGPEHRSSQIAVIVI from the exons ATGACATCAGCAGTATCATCGAAAGATATCGAGATTTTGCGTTATGAAGATCGTTACCAACTGCAATCGCTGGCAGTATTGCGCCAATCGTTCTTCCTACACGAATCGGTGTGCATCGGATCGGAAGTGAACGTTACGCCACAAGCACAGGATGACCTTGAGCAGCTCTGTGCGGAAGTTCTAGCCGGTGGCGTAACGATGATCGCACGTCACACTCCTACGGACAAGATCCTGGGTGTTGCCTTCAATATACTGCAG ACACCCAAGCATCAGGAAGGTGCCAGCTACTTTGAGCAGTTCCGGGACACCAAATGTACTACCGATAGTTCACGATCGGTACTCAACTACATGATCGCGATGGACGCGAAGGTGAACCTGTTCGAGCAGTACGGTGTGAGTTGCTTCATGGATATCATGTATCTTGCAACGCTTCCGACCTACTCCGGACATGGAATTGCAACGAGGCTTGTGGAACAATCCGTACAGCTTGCTCGGGATTTGAAGAATGGGACCATCGTGCTAGAATTGAACGACAAACCCCCGCCAGAACTCATTTCAGCCCTATTCTCGTCGAACATTTCGCAACGTGTCGGAGAGAAGGTGGGCTTTACATTCATTAAAGAAGTGCCTCACTCGAAGTTTATTTTTCGTGGTAAGTCGTTTGCCGATAGAATAGGACCCGAACATCGATCATCTCAAATAGCTGTGATAGTGATTTGA